The Sinomicrobium kalidii genome contains a region encoding:
- a CDS encoding Dps family protein, translating into MQLNSLGLDVSKTEDLKKDLNNLLANFQLYYQNLRGIHWNIRGKRFFDLHEKFEELYNDTQEKIDMIAERVLTLGGTPLHTFEDYIKAGKVPVGKNVHKDEAAVSLVVDSLTELLKIERVILDESADAHDEGTNSMMSDFITEQEKTVWMMKAWLDEKI; encoded by the coding sequence ATGCAATTAAACAGTTTAGGATTAGACGTAAGCAAAACCGAAGATTTGAAAAAGGATCTCAACAACTTGCTGGCCAATTTCCAGCTTTACTATCAGAACCTGAGAGGGATACACTGGAATATTCGCGGAAAACGCTTTTTTGATCTGCACGAAAAGTTTGAGGAGCTGTATAATGACACCCAGGAAAAAATAGATATGATCGCGGAACGGGTCCTTACGCTCGGCGGAACACCTTTACACACTTTTGAAGATTATATCAAGGCCGGTAAAGTACCGGTAGGCAAAAATGTCCACAAGGATGAGGCTGCCGTAAGTCTTGTTGTGGATTCACTGACCGAATTGCTCAAGATAGAACGGGTTATCCTCGACGAATCTGCCGATGCCCATGACGAGGGGACCAACTCGATGATGAGTGACTTTATCACCGAACAGGAAAAAACGGTTTGGATGATGAAAGCGTGGCTGGATGAAAAGATATAA
- a CDS encoding acyl-CoA thioesterase — protein MRFHTRKWVKPEDLNPNGTLFGGRLLQWIDEEAALYAIIQLENKKVVTKFMSDINFVDSAGEGDVIEIGIDVVKFGKSSLILRCEVRNKMTRMTIISIERIVMVNLGEDGKPKPHGKTQIEYVKDRLEK, from the coding sequence ATGAGATTTCACACCCGGAAGTGGGTTAAACCCGAAGACCTGAACCCGAACGGCACCTTGTTCGGGGGACGCCTTTTACAATGGATTGACGAAGAGGCGGCATTGTATGCCATTATTCAACTGGAAAATAAGAAGGTGGTAACCAAATTTATGTCGGATATCAATTTTGTGGATTCGGCCGGAGAAGGCGATGTTATCGAAATTGGTATTGACGTGGTGAAATTTGGCAAGAGTTCCCTGATTCTCCGCTGCGAGGTGAGGAACAAGATGACGAGGATGACCATTATATCCATAGAGAGAATAGTGATGGTAAACCTTGGGGAAGACGGTAAACCAAAGCCACATGGAAAGACACAGATAGAATATGTGAAAGACCGGCTGGAAAAATAA
- a CDS encoding TetR/AcrR family transcriptional regulator, producing the protein MSETVRHKEKTAFLLEKGLELLWFKGYNGTSVNDIVKVADVPKGSFYFYFDSKEDFAVKALDRYFTLKREATAEMLEDESIPPSQRLYNYYDKRVTIMKEQLKCTLGCMACNIGNEMAEHSERIRLTVVNHEERIRRQIIDVVIAAQMNEEIDHTVNPDKIVAFIEDAYKGMLISMKSSQSAEPLDNFLFFLKTLILK; encoded by the coding sequence TTGTCAGAAACCGTCAGACATAAAGAAAAAACCGCATTCCTTCTGGAAAAAGGCCTGGAATTGCTTTGGTTTAAAGGGTATAACGGTACCAGTGTCAACGATATTGTCAAGGTGGCCGATGTACCTAAAGGTTCTTTTTATTTTTATTTTGACTCCAAGGAAGACTTTGCCGTAAAAGCGCTCGACAGGTATTTTACGCTGAAAAGGGAAGCTACGGCAGAAATGCTGGAGGATGAATCCATTCCGCCTTCACAACGGCTCTACAATTATTACGACAAGCGCGTTACGATAATGAAAGAGCAACTGAAATGTACCCTGGGCTGTATGGCGTGTAATATCGGCAACGAAATGGCCGAACACAGTGAGAGAATACGCCTTACCGTGGTGAACCATGAAGAAAGGATAAGGCGGCAGATCATTGATGTGGTAATAGCCGCCCAAATGAACGAAGAAATAGACCATACCGTCAACCCGGATAAAATAGTTGCATTTATCGAAGATGCTTACAAAGGGATGCTCATCTCCATGAAATCAAGCCAGAGTGCCGAACCTTTGGACAATTTTTTATTTTTTCTAAAGACCCTCATACTGAAATAA
- a CDS encoding patatin-like phospholipase family protein — MLKSLFNRKKTTAPYRYGIALGGGGARGFAHLGVLKALQEAGIKPDIISGVSAGAIVGAFIAGGFSPDEVFEIMKENRLGNFTGIQFPRDGLLNFDKLQHTITRFIPAKNIEDLPLPFYVAASNLNDGIIEYFDKGELGKTVQASASIPVLFSPVKINGKKYVDGGIFDNVPIAPLKEKCETIIGINISPTQRVDKLNNLIDIASRTFHLSVESTSVRKKEECDIYIAPSELYNYPILDASKAEKMFLIGYEYTKALQVFAQE; from the coding sequence ATGCTAAAGTCTCTTTTCAACAGGAAAAAAACTACCGCCCCCTACCGGTACGGCATAGCGCTGGGAGGGGGCGGTGCACGCGGTTTTGCTCACCTGGGCGTGCTCAAGGCCCTGCAGGAAGCCGGGATAAAACCCGATATCATTTCCGGGGTAAGTGCCGGTGCCATTGTAGGTGCCTTTATAGCGGGAGGTTTTTCCCCGGACGAAGTTTTTGAGATCATGAAAGAGAACAGGCTGGGGAATTTTACCGGTATTCAGTTCCCCAGGGACGGCCTCCTGAACTTTGACAAGCTGCAGCACACCATCACCCGGTTTATCCCTGCCAAGAACATTGAAGACCTTCCCCTGCCTTTTTATGTAGCCGCCTCCAACCTGAACGACGGAATCATCGAGTATTTTGACAAAGGTGAACTGGGAAAGACCGTACAGGCCTCTGCTTCCATCCCGGTATTGTTCTCCCCGGTCAAAATCAACGGTAAAAAATATGTGGACGGCGGTATTTTTGACAATGTTCCCATTGCCCCTCTCAAGGAAAAATGTGAAACCATCATCGGTATAAACATAAGTCCCACACAGCGGGTGGATAAACTCAATAACCTGATAGATATTGCCAGCAGGACCTTTCACCTTAGTGTAGAGTCCACTTCCGTACGGAAAAAAGAAGAATGTGATATTTATATAGCGCCGTCAGAATTATATAATTATCCTATCCTGGATGCATCGAAGGCAGAAAAAATGTTTCTCATAGGATATGAATATACCAAGGCACTGCAGGTATTTGCACAGGAATAA
- a CDS encoding S10 family peptidase: protein MKKKNTSLLLFLFISSLLFAQNRTLPTDTTVTTNHEVTVNGNRFSYTATTGTQPVWGEDDKPVAALFYTYYERDGIKDRVNRPLVISFNGGPGSASVWMHLAYTGPRILNVDDEGYPVQPYGVKENPHSILDVADIVYVNPVNTGYSRLMETEEKKAERSDFFGVNADIAYLADWINTFVSRMGRWRSPKYLIGESYGTTRVSGLALELQNRQWMYLNGVILVSPTELGIKRDGPVEIANRLPYFAAAAWYHKVLPPELQQKDLEKLLPEVENYAVNELLPALVRGGFLEESRKKNIASRMARYSGLSEKVILQHDLEVPFRYFWKELLRDKKGYTIGRLDSRYLGIDRKDAGDSPDYNAELTSWLHSFTPAVNYYIRERLRFKTDVKYNMFGPVHPWDRSDDHTGENLRQAMAQNPSLHVMIQSGYFDGATTYFNAKYTMWQMDPGGRLKDRLRFEAYRSGHMMYLRKEDLKTANDHIREFIQHSSPKKDQPVKYD, encoded by the coding sequence ATGAAAAAGAAAAATACCTCTTTACTGTTATTCCTCTTTATCTCTTCCCTGTTATTTGCCCAGAACAGGACACTTCCGACAGACACTACCGTCACTACCAATCATGAAGTAACCGTTAACGGCAACCGGTTTTCCTATACTGCCACAACGGGTACACAACCTGTGTGGGGGGAAGACGACAAACCGGTAGCAGCACTTTTCTATACCTATTACGAAAGGGACGGCATAAAAGACCGGGTAAACAGGCCCCTGGTCATATCGTTCAATGGCGGACCGGGTTCTGCATCGGTATGGATGCACCTCGCCTATACCGGCCCCCGGATATTGAATGTTGATGATGAGGGGTATCCCGTACAACCTTACGGTGTAAAGGAAAATCCGCATTCCATATTGGACGTTGCTGATATTGTCTATGTAAACCCCGTAAATACAGGCTATTCCAGGCTTATGGAAACCGAAGAAAAAAAGGCGGAACGTTCGGATTTTTTCGGTGTAAATGCCGATATCGCATACCTTGCGGACTGGATCAATACTTTTGTAAGCCGTATGGGACGCTGGCGGTCGCCCAAATACCTCATCGGTGAAAGTTACGGAACTACCCGGGTGTCCGGACTGGCACTGGAATTACAAAACAGGCAGTGGATGTACCTCAACGGGGTGATCCTTGTGTCACCTACAGAACTGGGAATAAAAAGGGACGGCCCGGTAGAAATTGCAAACCGTTTGCCTTACTTTGCCGCCGCAGCGTGGTATCACAAAGTACTCCCTCCCGAATTGCAGCAAAAGGACCTGGAGAAACTACTGCCCGAAGTGGAAAATTACGCTGTAAACGAGCTTCTTCCCGCGCTGGTGAGGGGCGGTTTCCTCGAAGAATCGCGAAAAAAAAACATTGCTTCCCGTATGGCCCGCTATTCCGGATTGTCCGAAAAGGTGATCCTGCAGCACGACCTGGAAGTACCGTTCCGGTATTTCTGGAAGGAACTGCTCCGTGATAAAAAGGGATATACCATAGGAAGACTGGATTCCCGTTACCTCGGCATAGACCGCAAAGATGCCGGAGATTCTCCCGATTACAATGCCGAACTGACCTCCTGGCTGCACTCTTTCACCCCGGCCGTCAACTATTACATCCGGGAACGTCTCAGGTTTAAAACGGATGTAAAATACAATATGTTCGGCCCGGTACACCCCTGGGACCGTTCTGATGACCATACCGGAGAAAACCTCAGGCAGGCCATGGCGCAAAACCCCTCCCTGCACGTCATGATACAATCGGGGTATTTTGACGGGGCTACCACTTATTTCAATGCCAAATATACCATGTGGCAAATGGACCCGGGCGGCAGGCTTAAAGACAGGCTCCGTTTCGAAGCCTACCGAAGCGGACATATGATGTACCTCCGCAAAGAGGACCTCAAAACGGCAAATGACCATATCCGGGAGTTTATACAGCATTCCTCCCCGAAAAAGGACCAACCCGTAAAATACGACTAA
- a CDS encoding n-acetylglutamate synthase translates to MEINYDNKVFRPVSNTENGETSSETVFHYKQKGNILSSEYGGGQIVTGHLLGIVNSGGIIDMQYHQINTRGELMTGMCRSVPEILPDGRIRLHENWQWTSGDRSGGQSVIEEIRKE, encoded by the coding sequence ATGGAAATCAACTATGACAACAAGGTTTTCCGGCCTGTAAGTAATACGGAAAACGGGGAAACTTCCTCAGAAACGGTTTTTCACTACAAACAAAAGGGAAATATCCTCTCTTCGGAATACGGAGGCGGGCAGATCGTCACCGGACATTTGCTGGGTATTGTCAATTCAGGTGGTATAATCGATATGCAGTACCACCAGATCAACACACGTGGGGAACTGATGACCGGAATGTGCCGGTCCGTACCTGAAATCCTCCCGGACGGAAGGATACGGCTACACGAAAACTGGCAATGGACTTCCGGTGACCGTTCCGGGGGACAGTCGGTCATAGAGGAAATCCGGAAAGAATAA
- a CDS encoding efflux RND transporter periplasmic adaptor subunit has protein sequence MKKHNIQSIGIVLSMSLLITSAIVSCSNSTAAEQGPQALATPYIIPSTEKITDWSEYIGRFEASERVEIRSRVDGYIQSVNFRDGDVVKKGQTLFVIDQRPFYTALKQAEADKLQAEADLLRTQSDYDRIASVQDSRAVSAEEVEQRKQIAKSAEARLMAANARLEEARLNLGYTEIKAPITGKISEDFVNRGNYITGGAANATLLTTVLAVDPIHFYFEGNEDDFARFHSSRGANGERTKTHKPVVVKLSSEDSYSREGYMDFVDNEIQRNTGTIRGRAVFKNPDMQLEAGMFGRLRLLEKNRTDAILIPEKAISSSQSQKIVYTIGPDSTVQVKPVKLGKLYREKYRIITGGLTTEDRIITGNLLKVRPGMKVRPQQQSFAVKQQDSISVASR, from the coding sequence ATGAAAAAACACAACATCCAAAGCATAGGGATAGTACTATCCATGTCCCTGCTGATCACCTCGGCTATAGTATCCTGCAGCAATAGCACTGCCGCGGAACAGGGGCCTCAGGCTCTGGCCACCCCGTACATAATCCCGTCTACGGAAAAAATCACCGACTGGAGCGAATATATCGGTCGCTTCGAGGCGTCAGAACGTGTAGAGATCCGTTCACGGGTCGACGGCTATATCCAATCGGTTAATTTCCGCGACGGGGATGTCGTAAAAAAGGGACAGACCCTGTTTGTCATAGACCAGCGTCCTTTTTATACGGCCCTGAAACAGGCGGAAGCCGATAAATTACAGGCCGAGGCCGATCTCCTTCGTACTCAAAGTGATTATGACCGTATTGCATCTGTCCAGGATTCAAGGGCAGTATCGGCTGAAGAAGTAGAACAGCGCAAACAAATCGCTAAATCTGCTGAGGCCAGGCTTATGGCTGCCAATGCCAGGCTGGAGGAAGCACGCCTCAACCTCGGCTATACCGAGATCAAGGCGCCCATCACAGGGAAAATCAGTGAAGATTTTGTAAACCGGGGAAACTATATTACCGGCGGTGCGGCGAATGCCACACTACTGACCACGGTCCTCGCTGTAGATCCCATTCATTTTTATTTTGAAGGTAATGAAGATGATTTTGCACGCTTTCATTCTTCCCGGGGAGCGAACGGAGAAAGAACGAAAACTCACAAACCGGTAGTTGTTAAACTTTCTTCCGAAGACAGTTATTCTCGCGAAGGATATATGGATTTCGTAGACAATGAAATTCAGCGAAATACCGGAACCATACGGGGCAGGGCCGTATTTAAAAATCCCGACATGCAACTTGAGGCAGGGATGTTCGGACGGTTGCGGTTGCTGGAAAAAAACAGGACCGATGCCATTCTCATCCCGGAAAAAGCTATAAGCAGCAGTCAGTCGCAAAAGATTGTATATACGATAGGACCCGACAGCACCGTACAGGTAAAACCGGTAAAACTGGGGAAACTGTACCGCGAAAAATACAGGATCATTACCGGCGGACTCACAACAGAAGATCGTATAATCACAGGCAATCTTCTTAAAGTACGACCGGGAATGAAAGTCCGGCCCCAACAGCAGTCTTTTGCAGTAAAGCAACAGGATAGCATTTCTGTCGCCTCACGTTAG
- a CDS encoding TIGR02757 family protein, whose translation MEVHTTTALNAAELKEFLDTKVEQYNRPDFIGTDPIQVPHLFSRKEDIEISGFLAATIAWGNRKTIITNAKKMIGLMGNSPYDFVMSHKESDLEKLDSFVHRTFNGEDFKCFARALRHIYSEHGGMEAVFAHHAEEGSLQKAIHEFKRRFFEIPHLTRTEKHVSDPLKGSSAKRINMYLRWMVRNDNTGVDFGIWQSLSPSQLSCPLDVHSGNIARKLGLLKRKQNDARGLAELDKSLRNLDLRDPVKYDFALFGLGAFEKF comes from the coding sequence TTGGAAGTACACACTACAACCGCTCTCAATGCTGCAGAACTCAAAGAATTTCTCGACACCAAGGTTGAACAATACAACAGGCCGGACTTTATAGGTACAGATCCCATCCAGGTCCCGCATCTGTTCTCCCGGAAAGAAGATATTGAAATTTCCGGATTTCTCGCAGCCACTATTGCCTGGGGCAACCGCAAGACCATTATTACCAATGCAAAGAAAATGATTGGGCTTATGGGAAATTCCCCTTATGACTTTGTAATGTCGCACAAAGAAAGTGACCTGGAAAAACTGGACAGCTTTGTCCACCGTACCTTTAACGGGGAAGATTTTAAATGTTTCGCCCGCGCCCTGCGTCACATTTATTCGGAACACGGGGGAATGGAAGCTGTTTTTGCACACCATGCCGAAGAAGGATCTCTGCAGAAAGCCATTCATGAATTCAAAAGACGCTTTTTCGAAATCCCACATTTAACCCGGACGGAAAAACACGTCTCCGACCCGTTAAAAGGTTCTTCGGCAAAACGCATTAACATGTATCTCCGGTGGATGGTTCGCAATGATAATACCGGAGTGGATTTCGGTATCTGGCAAAGCCTCTCCCCGTCGCAACTCTCCTGTCCACTGGATGTCCATTCGGGAAATATCGCCCGCAAGCTGGGGCTCCTGAAACGAAAGCAAAACGACGCCAGGGGATTGGCCGAACTGGACAAAAGCCTCCGGAACCTCGATCTGCGGGACCCCGTAAAATATGACTTTGCCCTCTTTGGACTCGGAGCCTTTGAAAAGTTCTGA
- a CDS encoding hydrogen peroxide-inducible genes activator, translating to MTITQLQYVLAVAEYQNFTLAAEKSFVTQPTLSMQIQKLEDELDILIFDRSKKPIQLTEVGKKIVDQARNIVSESGRIKDIVHQEKGFIGGEFKLGIIPTVMPTLLPMFLKNFINKYPKVNVKIEEQNTATLIQKLMDGHLDAAIAATPLENNQIKERVLYYEPFVAYIPENHRLHSNMKIDTADLKIEDVLLLEDGHCFRDGVINLCHAEKDFKNERFQLESGSFETMIRLADEGMGMTLLPYLHTLELNENEKKHLHFFNDPSPAREVSLIYHKSELKLHIIEALKEVISGVIRGAIAFQNVQIISPIGKK from the coding sequence ATGACCATTACCCAATTACAATATGTACTGGCTGTTGCCGAGTACCAGAATTTTACACTGGCTGCCGAAAAGAGTTTTGTAACCCAGCCTACCCTGAGCATGCAGATACAAAAACTGGAGGACGAACTCGACATCCTCATCTTCGACCGGAGCAAAAAACCCATCCAGTTGACGGAAGTGGGCAAAAAAATAGTGGATCAGGCCCGGAACATTGTCAGTGAGTCCGGAAGGATCAAAGATATCGTTCACCAGGAAAAAGGGTTCATCGGCGGAGAATTCAAACTGGGGATCATTCCTACGGTAATGCCTACGCTTCTGCCCATGTTCCTCAAGAATTTCATCAATAAATACCCTAAGGTCAATGTCAAAATAGAAGAACAGAATACCGCCACTCTTATCCAGAAGCTCATGGACGGGCACCTCGATGCTGCCATTGCCGCTACTCCGCTGGAAAACAACCAGATCAAGGAAAGAGTGCTCTATTACGAACCGTTTGTGGCCTATATCCCGGAAAATCACAGGCTCCACTCCAATATGAAAATCGATACGGCCGATCTTAAAATCGAGGATGTCCTTCTCCTGGAAGACGGACATTGCTTCCGGGACGGCGTCATCAACCTCTGCCATGCCGAAAAAGATTTCAAGAACGAACGCTTCCAGCTGGAAAGCGGTAGTTTCGAGACCATGATAAGACTGGCAGATGAAGGCATGGGCATGACCCTGCTTCCCTACCTGCACACACTGGAACTCAATGAAAATGAGAAAAAACACCTCCATTTCTTTAACGACCCCAGCCCGGCCAGGGAGGTAAGCCTTATTTATCACAAAAGCGAACTGAAATTACATATTATAGAAGCGCTGAAAGAAGTCATTTCCGGCGTAATCCGCGGGGCCATTGCTTTTCAAAACGTTCAGATTATAAGCCCCATCGGCAAAAAATAA
- a CDS encoding RNA polymerase sigma factor yields the protein MFQTDLIEKCKNNDHKAQLKLYRQYCDAMFCVAKRYLDNREDAEDAVQEAFIKAFQKLDQYKREVTFGAWLKRIVINHCLDNIKRKKERWLSVEDVLHEVAEEGPSEWLVEDSVTQQTVIRAMERLPESSRHVVMLFLVEGYDHEEISEILGITEVNSRTLLFRAKKKLREMLEEYKQV from the coding sequence ATGTTTCAGACAGATCTCATCGAAAAGTGTAAAAATAACGACCACAAGGCACAATTAAAGCTGTACAGGCAATATTGTGATGCCATGTTCTGTGTGGCCAAACGTTACCTGGACAACCGGGAAGACGCCGAAGATGCCGTGCAGGAAGCTTTTATAAAGGCTTTTCAGAAACTGGACCAGTACAAGAGGGAAGTGACTTTCGGGGCATGGTTAAAACGCATTGTGATCAATCACTGTCTGGACAACATAAAACGTAAAAAAGAGCGGTGGCTGTCTGTAGAAGACGTATTGCATGAAGTAGCGGAAGAAGGACCGTCGGAGTGGCTGGTGGAAGACAGCGTTACACAGCAAACAGTGATCCGTGCCATGGAACGGTTGCCCGAAAGCAGCAGGCATGTAGTAATGTTGTTCCTGGTGGAAGGATACGACCACGAGGAAATATCCGAAATACTGGGGATTACCGAAGTGAATTCAAGAACATTACTCTTCCGTGCCAAAAAGAAGCTGCGGGAAATGCTGGAGGAGTACAAACAGGTATAA